TCGAACATTTATCGATATTGCAAAGGGTTTTTTAGATAACCATCGTCAAAAAAATCGATTGTTAGCGAATCATCGCTGCCCCATTGATCAACGGATTGAAAACTTTTTGCAGTCACACTTTAGTGATGTTGCAGGTTCAGAAAATCTGAAGTTACCGAATCGGTCTCTAGTATTGGATCGATTCGGACTGGCGCGCGAGCTTTCTCTTCCAATGGATTGTGATGAATTCACAAGTGAATTGGTGAAATCTTATCGCGTCAAAAATGGAGTGTTGCACAATCCGAAGCATGACCGGCGTACAACCAGTGGGACGTTTCATATTGCCGAAGGCGGATTGCCTGTTCCTGGAGATAAGCGCGCGGTTCCGCGTGAGACATTCGTAAAATTATTTCTCAACGCCATGAACCCTCCTGAGAACATGATGTTATTTCCATTTACATCGAAGCTGCCAGAGCCAGCATTAGGTTGGGCTTCATTGATGCTAAGACCGGTTGTCTGTCCTGAGGTGATGGGGGTGACACCGGAAAAGCGGATGGAAATACGGTTCTTCGCTCCGGGAACTTTGGTGAGCAATCTGGATTTTGTTGAGTCAATTTTTGGAAATGCAGGGGATCCTTTTGTTCCGGAAAATGATGCAGGTCTGGATGTCATGCATTGGACAGGGCATACCGGTGCGGTCATTTTAGCACCTCATCTGATTTCCCTTAAAAAACACGAAGTAGGGTTACCGCGTTGGGACGACGCTACCGAACGTCAACGTGATGATGGCATGTGCTGGAGGGAAAAAGACGAACTCTATAACGATGGTCAGGCTTTCAAATTGGCTTGTCGTACGGAGGCGGGGGTGGTTGTGACTCTGATCGCCGATAACTATTTTGGTTATTGTAAAAAAGAAGTGAAGACTCAAATCAGTTATTCTGCCAACTTATTTGGAAATGCTGAAGAAGAGCATGCCGGTGGAACACTTGCATATCCCAGTTACAACCTGGGCGAAGGATTTCAAGTCAATAGTGTTCGCTATAACGGTCGAACATTTGATGATGTAATGCGCGATTATGGAGAGCATATCGAAGGGCAAGAGGCAGGCTATGGAGTAGATCGGCGCTACCCTGAGTTAATTTATATTCCTGAGGACGCTTACGCTAGCCTTCCTGAGCAATGCATCCGCTGGGAACGGGAAGGAGAGAAACATTCGATTCCACTTCTACCGGGGCGCGTTTATATGGCACCTTCTGGTTATCATTTGCGCATGGAGAAGCATCCCGCTGCACCTTCCTGGAGGATTGTGGGTACTACGGGTGAGGGAATCTTCTGTCACAAACCTTGTACGGTTTCAGGTGGTGGTAAGAGTGAAATCAGCAAGTCGCTTTTAGATTACATGCTTTATGGACCCGTGTTTGTATCCGATTATGAAACAGACATGGAATATGTGCGAAAAATTATTGAGAAGGATTATTCCGATCGTTGGTTGGAACCATTACCGGAAGGGCATCCTGACCTACGTCCCAGTCGCCGGGTGCTGGATCAGGATCGCTCGCTGGGTAGTGTGATCAAGTTGCTAACTCCCTCTGCTGCCTACACATCAGAATTTAACGACTGGTTAAATGCAATTCCTGATCATATTCGGGCATTGGTCTTTATTATTAAACGAATCTATTGGTCCAGTTGGGGTGACGACTGGGCTGGTCACTTTGGTGTTGATATCGTAAACGGAACGCATGGGCATGAATTAAAGTACCGCGAGAGAAAACTTGTGGGAACCTATTTACGAGTTGGTTTGTTTTCTCTACTGGGGTGGCGAACTTTCAAAGTACGACAAGATTTTATTGCCTCCATGAAAATTCAAACAGAAGACGATATTAGTGCATCCGTTATCGTACCAACACGTGCACTCAATCATTTGGCAGAAGGCGAAAGTGGGTTTAGTTGTAAATTTGTAATCAACAGTGAGTATCGTTTATTTCAGCGGCCAGATGATGCTATTGTGAGGGGGCTTGATAAACAGACTGAAGCTGATCTCTCCCGGCCTGGAAATTTTATCTCCAATTTCGAGCCGCTGACTAATCAACAAGTACGTGAAATGAGTAAATACGTCGTTGACTTCGACGCATTCAGTCCTCCCATGCAGGAGATGTTACGGGCGGCAGAAGAGTCAAACAGCAGTTTTGTAGTTTGTTCTGCTAATCCACGTCAAATCGATGGGAAACCTACAAAAAATCCACGATATCTTCAGACACGTTCTGACTTGGTCAAGCCATTTCACACGTATGTGGCCAAGATGGCTACGCGACTGTTCCGGGCTGTTCCTGCAGACGAGCCAGTACACAATCCTGTGAATGCGATTATGGTAGGACGTCGTAACAACCCACCTGATCGAGAAAAAGGTATTCGCAGTCTTGCAGTGTACTCACCGATTCATTATCAGGAACTACCTGAGTTATTTATGGATTTTATCTGTTCGTTGACTGGGAAAAGCCCTTCGACAACCGGGGCAGGCAGTGAAGGTGCTTTGACCAAAGGGCCATTCAATGCGCTACGTCCCGCTGCTGATCTGAATAGTGCCCTGGTTGGATTCATATTAACAGGATATGCAGGCTTTTCGACAGCCGCCGGTCATATTGGTCCCAATGTGCGTGTAGATCATGATATCAGCCTTTTGATTCCTGAAATCTGGTGTCGAATGCAGCCAGAGGAACGTGATCCAAAGTATCTGATCAGTGAAGGCTTATTGGAACCAATATTAGACTTTGAATACCATGGCGAATCCATTCCTGCGAGCCGATTAGGGTACCGAATTACTGAGAAATTCCTGACTCGATTCTTTGGCCGCGTATTTGATAATCCGGCTTCAGTTTTTGATGAGACAATTTTAAAGCCAGAAAAGCAAGATCTTGAATCTTTTGTAGATGGCATACAGTATATTGCCGAGGCTCATCAACGTGTGGCATTACAATACATTGCGGATCATGCTTATGAAGAGGCCTGCCCTCCATTACAGGCCATTCTCTCAATTATGGCCCACGGTACATGGGAAGGGCATACGATCCATGATTCTGAAGTGCGTACATTGTTCACACGCGAATCGTTACTCAACAGTGATTGGTATCAAGCACGACTTGTGGCACGACAGAAATGTGAAGTTTCACTGTTAAAACGTCACATGGATTACCTCGATCAGTTTTCCAGGCATCCTGGCTATGAGAGAGAAGTGGAGCGTTTACACATTTCTGAAAGACGAAAGTGGGTCGAACAACGGCTTTTGCATACTTCAAATTCAGAATATTTGAATGAGCTGGTTGGCACGATTGGAGCCCAACCAGTGGAAGATTTGAATCGCTCTGCCGAATAAAAAGCATGTTGTATGCTGTTTCTCTATTCAGATGATTTGCTAGAATGCCCTTGATATTATTACAAGCATGTATAGTACATCGTTGTGATTGATATCGTGCCACTGTTAGCTTGTCTGATCATGTACGAGTCTATTGATTCATAAAGACGATATGAGTCTCACAGCTTTAAATGTGACGAAACAGATACCATTTTTAAAAGAGTACAGGTTTTATATATGTCTAATCGCTCTGCTCGAATTGAAGCTCTCTACAATGCGATCCAGGAACGGATTCTGATTCTGGATGGGGCGATGGGGACGATGATTCAGAATTATAAACTGAAAGAAGAGGATTACAGAGGAAAACGCTTCGCAGATTATCATATGGATATTGCAGGCAATAACGACTTGCTCTCGTTGACTCAGCCACAGATTATCCAGGACATTCACCGCGAATACCTGGAAGCGGGAGCTGATATTCTGGAAACCAATACGTTTAACGGGACTCGATTATCGCAAAGCGATTATGAAATGGAGTCACTGGTTCATGAACTAAATCTGGCATCAGCACAACTGGCGCGCACCGCTGCAGATGAAATGACCGCGAAAACACCAGACAAACCACGCTGGGTTGCTGGTGTTCTGGGTCCCACCAGTCGTACCTGTTCAATTTCACCTGATGTCAATGATCCGGGAGCTCGCAACGTTACCTATGACGAACTTGTCGAAAACTATTTAGAATCCATAGATGGACTTGTCAAAGGTGGAGCAGATTTACTTCTGATCGAGACGATATTCGATACTCTGAACGCCAAGGCTGCAGTCTATGCGGTGCGCACTTATTTTCAGCGCGAACAAGTCGAGTTACCAATAATGATCTCCGGTACGATTACGGATGCATCCGGTCGCACGTTGTCGGGACAGACCACAGAAGCCTTCTCGAACTCTCTGGCACATGCCAAGCCGTTTTCTATTGGACTCAACTGTGCTTTGGGGGCTCAAGAGCTACGACAATATGTTAAAGAACTATCTCGTGTCGCTGATACCTATGTCTCCGCTCATCCTAATGCTGGCTTACCCAATGAATTTGGTGAATATGATCAAACGGCTTCCGAAATGGCAAGCATCGTAGATGAATTCGCCAGCAGCGGGTTTGTCAATATTTTGGGAGGATGTTGTGGAACGACTCCAGCACACATCAAAGCGATTGCAGAATCGATGGCAAATCACCCTCCTCGTAAAGTACCAGAGATTGAACCTGCTTTACGTCTTTCGGGATTAGAACCGTTTAATGTCACAAAAGATAGTTTGTTTGTGAACGTGGGTGAACGTTGTAATGTAACCGGTTCAGCCCGTTTCAAACGTTTGATTAAAGAAGAGGATTACGACACGGCACTGGAAGTAGCTTTACAGCAAGTACAAAACGGTGCAGATGTGATGGATGTCAACATGGATGAGGGCATGCTGGATGCGGTCGCTGCCATGACATCTTTTCTGAATCTGGTTGCAACGGAACCGGAAATTGCTCGTGTTCCTGTAATGGTAGACTCGTCTAAATGGGACGTCATTGAAGCTGGATTAAAATGCATTCAGGGCAAGCCAATTGTAAATTCCATTAGTCTTAAAGAAGGAGAAACAGAATTCTTTGAGAGGGCACGGCAGTGTCAACTTTATGGAGCAGCTGTGGTGGTCATGGCTTTTGACGAAGAAGGACAGGCTGATACCACACAAAGAAAGATTGAAATCTGTGAACGATCTTATCGACTGCTAGTTGAAGAAATAGGATTTGCTCCACAGGACATTATTTTTGATCCGAATATTTTTGCTGTTGCGACGGGTATTGAAGAACATAATAACTATGCCGTTGATTTTATTGAGGCTACGGATTGGATTCGAAAAAACCTGCCATATGCAAGTGTGTCAGGTGGTGTTTCTAATGTATCGTTTTCATTCCGTGGTAATAATCCCGTTCGTGAGGCCATTCATTCGGTTTTTCTTTATCATGCCATCTGTGCTGGTATGAATATGGGGATTGTCAATGCCAGTCAGTTGGCTGTTTATGATAATCTTCCGAACGAACTGAGAGATAAAGTCGAAGATGTTATTCTGAATCGCACACCCGAGGGAACCGAAGCGCTGCTGGATATTGCAGAACGTTTTCGTGGAGATGGTTCGGCTGGTTCTACCAAAACAGAAGATCTGTCATGGCGCGAGTTGCCAGTTCAAAAACGGATCGAACATGCTCTTGTTAGGGGGATCTCTACATATATTGTTGAAGATGCTGAGGAAGCACGCCAGGAGTTGAATCGACCTCTCGATGTCATTGAAGGCCCGTTGATGGATGGCATGAACGTGGTGGGCGATTTGTTTGGATCTGGAAAAATGTTTTTGCCTCAAGTTGTGAAATCGGCCCGGGTGATGAAACAGGCTGTTGCCTACTTACAACCTTTCATTGAAGAAGAGAAAAAAGACGGAGAGGGGCAATCAAATGGGCGGATATTAATGGCAACGGTCAAAGGGGATGTTCACGATATCGGTAAAAATATCGTGGGTGTTGTTCTGCAATGTAATAACTTTGAAGTCATCGATTTGGGTGTTATGGTTCCTTGTGAGACGATTTTACAAACCGCACGTGAAAAGGAATGCGATATTATTGGACTTTCAGGGCTGATCACTCCCTCGCTGGATGAAATGGTGACGGTGGCCAGCGAGCTCGAGAGGCAAGAGATGAATTTGCCATTATTAATTGGGGGAGCAACAACATCCAAGGCACATACGGCTGTTAAAATCGATCCTCAATATCATCGGAATCAGGTTGTGTACGTCCCCGATGCATCTCGTGCCGTTGGCGTTGCGGCTTCGTTGATGTCAGATGAATTGCACGATAATTATGTGAAGCAGATTCAGGACGAGTACGTGACAGTTCGAGAACGGGTGGCCAACCGCAAGCCTCAGGGAGCACCGGTTTCTTATCACGAAGCGATGAAACAAGGCTTTCAAATTGATTGGGAGAATTACACACCTCCGGCTCCCACGTTTACAGGGACGAAAGTACTTGACAATTATCCGTTAGAAAAATTGGTGGATTATATTGACTGGACGCCATTTTTTATCAGTTGGGATCTTGTAGGGAAATATCCGAAGATTCTTGATGATGAAGTTGTAGGTGAAGCGGCACGCGAACTCTATGCGAACGCACAGACAATGTTGAAGAAAATCATTGATGAGAAACTGCTGACGGCACGTGCGGTGATTGGTTTCTGGCCAGCTAACCGGGTTAATGGGGATGACATTGAACTCTATGAGAACCAGAATCACAGTCAAGTGATTGCTCGGTTGCATCATATTCGTCAGCAAGTTCGAAAAAGGGGGCAGGAAGAGAAACCCCTTATGTCACTGGCCGATTTTATTGCTCCTAAAGAGAGTAAAAAGACAGACTATGTTGGTGGATTTGTTGTGACTGCTGGTATCGGGGCTGAGGAGTTGGCAAAATCGTACGAACAGGAACACGATGATTATAGTAGTATCATGGTCAAAGCCTTGGCAGATCGGTTGGCAGAAGCGTTTGCTGAGCATTTGCACGAACGAGTTCGAAAAGAGTTCTGGGGTTATCATCCGGATGAGTCCCTGGAAAATCAGGATTTGATCAGAGAAGAGTATCGGGGAATCCGTCCTGCACCAGGTTATCCAGCCTGTCCGGACCATACTGAGAAGGATACGTTGTTTAAGTTGTTGAATACCGAAGAGGAAATCGGAGTTAAACTAACAGAACACTTTGCTATGTACCCGGCAGCAGCGGTCTCTGGCTGGTATTTTTCTCATCCCGATTCGCGTTATTTCCATACGGGCAAAATTGACGAAGATCAATTGACGTCATTGGCAGAACGCAAAGGTATGAACATCGAAGAGATGACTCGCTGGTTACGTCCTGTGCTCATGGATGATAAATAATTATAAGTTTGTTATTTTGTTTCCTGTATCTGAATGCCTCTTTCATGTTCCTGATTGGGTTCCCATTTTTTTGTGATTTCATTAGTAGTTAGCTGGTCTTCAGATTGAAGTATTCTGCCCAGCACAAACCAGAAATCGGAAAGTCGATTCAGGTAGAGCGTTACCGCGGGATTGATCGCTTCTTCAATGTCCCATACCAGAGTCTCAGCTTGTCTGATCGTCGTTCGAATATCGTGAGCCAGTAAAACGCGCAAGCTGCCTTGAGGTAAAATGAAAGAATCCAGCGGTTCCAGAGTCGGAGTGAGTTTTGAGATAAGTTTCGTGATTTCTTCTGCTTTTTCAACGGGGAAGCGTAAAATGGTCTCTTCTGGTTTGATAGGAGTGCTCAAGTCCGAACCGAGGTCATACATCTCCTGTTGAAATGAATTGGCAAGCTGTTCCAGATTGAGTACACAGACTCCTTCTTCTGGAAGAGGCAGCTTTAATTGGTCTTGTCTACATTCATGAATGAAAAAACCTAGCTTTACAGATATAGTCTCAATCAGTGCCAGAGCTTTGATTCGAGTAGAAGCTTTGGATACGCGAGAACTATCGTTTAAATAGGCTTCCCCCTGATCACCAGTTTTTGTTACGATCATATTCAAATGAACTTTGCCTCGTTCTGACATTATCTACATCCTCAATTATTTTTTTGAGTTCACCGGCTGAGTGAATCGTAATAAGAATACTGCTTGAACTCGAATGAGTACCCCATATTTCAAATGATAGTAGAGATCATCTAAAAAAAGAGGGAATTATTTTTTCGATCTTTGATCAATTGTCAAAAAATTTCTTTTGGTTTGAATTTTCAAGGAAACTATAGGTAAAGACAGCTGTTTTCATTCAAAGTCGAGATCAATATGAGACTTTACAAGCCTGGAAAGAGTCTATATACTTTCGTCCGAAGCCCTGATTCTTATGGAGTTTCTGGCTTTTGGAGAGGTGGCAGAGTGGCCGAATGCACCGGTCTTGAAAACCGGCGTGCCGCAAGGTACCGGGGGTTCGAATCCCCCCCTCTCCGTTTACTTTTACACATGTTTTTTACTTTAAATAAGTGTTGTGAAATAATTTGCGTCTGCGAACCTGATTAGCATAGTTGAACTATGGCAATCAAATTTTTAGTGAGAAGAACTTTAGTCACTTTTCTTAGCATTGCTGGGGTTGATGTCTCCAGTTTTAGTAAAAAATTTCCCACACTCTATATGAGTTGAAACTGCTGCTTCCTGGTTGAGTAATGCGGGCCATTTGTCGTTGTGATTCTCCGTCATGCAGATGGTAATAACGATGCACTAGCTTCTCTCCAGTGTCTAAGCCACTTCTAAGGATACGTTCTGGGATTCCAGCATTGGCACAGACAGAGCAAAAGTAATATCTAAGTGAGTGCCGCCGACCATCGGTCGTGTGTGTTAATGTTTCAAGCACATTCCTCAGATCGGCATGACTCAGAAATAATCGGCTATAACCAGACTTGGCAGAACGCCGCTCGCGCGAACTTTGTGGACGGCTTGTGCTTTCATCACTCAAAGCGATCATGCCTCTGTTGAGATCAATGTCAGACCAGTGGAGGTCAGCCAACTCGCTGATGCCGAGCCCTGTTGTCGATAGCGCGAGTACCACTGATCGTAAACAAATTAATTTTGTTGCTTCACAGTCTTTCAAGATTGCCTCAACCTCTTTAGGACGCCAGCAGTAAGTGAAAACCGTTTTTCTCGATACTGAATTTTTCTGCGCCTGCGAATCTGAGTACTATAAAACCTACTGGTTTCAGCAGGATTTCTATTGGCAGCGCAAAAACAACTTCCCGATCTTCACTGTTTTTTGTACCCAAATTGACCTGATTAGTGACAAAATCAGACCACAATTGGTCACGAATTGACCAACCTTGAGACATTAAGGCGCATAAATCAAATTTACCTATTCCACCCCATTTGTAACAGTTGCCGAAACTCAACCAACAAACCATCCACCAACGAGAACACAAACGCAACAACATGAACACCAAACACCACATCCCCGAACTCCTTTCCCGGACAATCAAAAAAAATCAATGTGCGAACAGAACGAACCATCTTCTTACAGACAAAACAAATCCTGAGCGAAAAAGATTCTACCCGATATCACCCAACAACGCAGAGATAAAAATCCAGTAGTGGTGTTGAAAGTACAGTGAGCGAAATGGTCGACAACAAGGGTCGCCTATAGAGAAAGTCTGCGCAGGGCATCATTTCGCCGAGGGAAAACGGCTCGTCTAGCGTCCGTCGCCGGTTTTTAGCACAAGACGAACAAGAAAAAGGAAAAAATGACTGCGTGATTGACACGGCAGGGCGCGACATTATGATGGAAAGCAATTCCGGCGTGGAGTGGTTCCAGGCTCAATTCACTTCAACCCAAATAGGAAATATCTGGTTGAATCATTTTTCAATTATGGAGACCCTGCCATGCTTAGAAAAATCTCATTAGCCTGTGCGATCAATCTCGCCATATTATTCTCATCGGCGTCGGCCCATTATCTTTGGATCAATGTCGATACAAAATCTGGCGATCGAGGAACAACCAACTTGTATTTCGAAGAGGGGCCCAGGCCCGGCGATGGTAAATATTTAGATCCTTTCATCGAACGAGGTACCACCTGGATTCACACGGTTAAAAGCAATCAACCCATGCCGTTGAAAATGTCGGTCGTCAAAAAACCTGGCAAACGCTGGTTAGCAAACGAGTTGCAAGTTTCTGCCCCGCGAAGCATCGAAAGTTTCTGCAAATGGGGCGTTTACAGCTATGGCAAAACCGAAGTGCTGTTGCACTATTACGGCAAGCACATTGAAGCGGATTCGTTAAAAGACAAAAACTCACTGGCGCGGGCCAAGCAATTGGAATTGGATATCGTACCGACGTTTTCAGATGACGGCGTAGAAATTCAAGTTCTCTGGAAAGGCAAACCAGCTGCCGGACGTCCGTTTAAATTACGGGGCGTCGGCGGGTTGAATAAGAATCTCACAACCGACGAAGAAGGCCGCGTGAGGTTCAAGCCGTTAGCCAGTGGTTTTCATTCGATGAGAACCAGCGTCGATGAACCAGAGCGCAGCGGTACTTTTGAAGGAAAAGAGCATGACATCGCACGGCATCATAGTTCATTGACAGTGAACTTAACCGTAAAGAATACAGAAAAAGGTTCCTGACCTGCTCTGTAGAAAA
The Gimesia aquarii DNA segment above includes these coding regions:
- a CDS encoding DUF4198 domain-containing protein yields the protein MLRKISLACAINLAILFSSASAHYLWINVDTKSGDRGTTNLYFEEGPRPGDGKYLDPFIERGTTWIHTVKSNQPMPLKMSVVKKPGKRWLANELQVSAPRSIESFCKWGVYSYGKTEVLLHYYGKHIEADSLKDKNSLARAKQLELDIVPTFSDDGVEIQVLWKGKPAAGRPFKLRGVGGLNKNLTTDEEGRVRFKPLASGFHSMRTSVDEPERSGTFEGKEHDIARHHSSLTVNLTVKNTEKGS
- the metH gene encoding methionine synthase — its product is MSNRSARIEALYNAIQERILILDGAMGTMIQNYKLKEEDYRGKRFADYHMDIAGNNDLLSLTQPQIIQDIHREYLEAGADILETNTFNGTRLSQSDYEMESLVHELNLASAQLARTAADEMTAKTPDKPRWVAGVLGPTSRTCSISPDVNDPGARNVTYDELVENYLESIDGLVKGGADLLLIETIFDTLNAKAAVYAVRTYFQREQVELPIMISGTITDASGRTLSGQTTEAFSNSLAHAKPFSIGLNCALGAQELRQYVKELSRVADTYVSAHPNAGLPNEFGEYDQTASEMASIVDEFASSGFVNILGGCCGTTPAHIKAIAESMANHPPRKVPEIEPALRLSGLEPFNVTKDSLFVNVGERCNVTGSARFKRLIKEEDYDTALEVALQQVQNGADVMDVNMDEGMLDAVAAMTSFLNLVATEPEIARVPVMVDSSKWDVIEAGLKCIQGKPIVNSISLKEGETEFFERARQCQLYGAAVVVMAFDEEGQADTTQRKIEICERSYRLLVEEIGFAPQDIIFDPNIFAVATGIEEHNNYAVDFIEATDWIRKNLPYASVSGGVSNVSFSFRGNNPVREAIHSVFLYHAICAGMNMGIVNASQLAVYDNLPNELRDKVEDVILNRTPEGTEALLDIAERFRGDGSAGSTKTEDLSWRELPVQKRIEHALVRGISTYIVEDAEEARQELNRPLDVIEGPLMDGMNVVGDLFGSGKMFLPQVVKSARVMKQAVAYLQPFIEEEKKDGEGQSNGRILMATVKGDVHDIGKNIVGVVLQCNNFEVIDLGVMVPCETILQTAREKECDIIGLSGLITPSLDEMVTVASELERQEMNLPLLIGGATTSKAHTAVKIDPQYHRNQVVYVPDASRAVGVAASLMSDELHDNYVKQIQDEYVTVRERVANRKPQGAPVSYHEAMKQGFQIDWENYTPPAPTFTGTKVLDNYPLEKLVDYIDWTPFFISWDLVGKYPKILDDEVVGEAARELYANAQTMLKKIIDEKLLTARAVIGFWPANRVNGDDIELYENQNHSQVIARLHHIRQQVRKRGQEEKPLMSLADFIAPKESKKTDYVGGFVVTAGIGAEELAKSYEQEHDDYSSIMVKALADRLAEAFAEHLHERVRKEFWGYHPDESLENQDLIREEYRGIRPAPGYPACPDHTEKDTLFKLLNTEEEIGVKLTEHFAMYPAAAVSGWYFSHPDSRYFHTGKIDEDQLTSLAERKGMNIEEMTRWLRPVLMDDK
- a CDS encoding ATP:cob(I)alamin adenosyltransferase yields the protein MSERGKVHLNMIVTKTGDQGEAYLNDSSRVSKASTRIKALALIETISVKLGFFIHECRQDQLKLPLPEEGVCVLNLEQLANSFQQEMYDLGSDLSTPIKPEETILRFPVEKAEEITKLISKLTPTLEPLDSFILPQGSLRVLLAHDIRTTIRQAETLVWDIEEAINPAVTLYLNRLSDFWFVLGRILQSEDQLTTNEITKKWEPNQEHERGIQIQETK